A single Providencia manganoxydans DNA region contains:
- a CDS encoding ABC transporter permease produces the protein MQMYFATFRKVLLGMLDKPMWLLLLVSLCVMSLVYAKPVLWDLPVAVIDQDHSVASRALIRDLDAAPKVVLHSYDNLAQARKDMIDRKLFAIIIIPTDFEKFLLNGKNITVPVYGDATNRLASGQIQQELVSAYQTLLNSYNTQLLVDSGYSKQQAEVIITPIRSVTEPLYNPGVSFAAIVFPGLLVMLLQHSLLIACVRVSIAIRGTPKGKPPLAVYLGALSALIPIWLFLSTVFFALWPWILGYRQEAPLYQLWMLTFPFLLAVLGLGKLVTECLRSVEMIYLTLAFITTPVFYMSGTIWPLQAMPEWVRMIAYALPSTWATSAMAGINQMGLPFSGVLMDIVMMLVLGVIYTVIGVFIGMLRDGELRHISHIIHRWRKQHHE, from the coding sequence ATGCAAATGTATTTTGCAACCTTCCGCAAAGTGTTGCTCGGTATGTTGGATAAACCAATGTGGTTATTATTGCTGGTTTCTTTATGCGTAATGAGTTTGGTGTATGCAAAACCGGTTTTGTGGGATTTGCCCGTTGCGGTTATCGATCAGGATCATAGTGTTGCGAGCCGTGCATTAATTCGTGATTTAGATGCAGCACCTAAGGTCGTGTTGCACAGCTATGACAATTTGGCTCAAGCGCGCAAAGACATGATTGACCGGAAATTGTTTGCCATCATTATTATCCCAACAGATTTTGAAAAATTCTTACTCAATGGAAAAAATATCACCGTACCTGTCTATGGTGATGCGACGAACCGCTTAGCCAGTGGTCAGATCCAACAAGAGTTAGTAAGTGCTTACCAAACGTTGTTGAATAGCTATAACACTCAGCTGCTGGTGGATTCAGGTTATAGTAAGCAACAAGCAGAAGTGATTATTACGCCAATTCGAAGTGTAACTGAGCCTCTTTATAACCCTGGAGTCAGTTTTGCGGCGATTGTGTTTCCAGGGCTGTTAGTTATGCTATTACAGCACTCATTGTTGATTGCTTGCGTACGTGTCAGTATTGCGATCCGTGGAACACCTAAGGGTAAGCCACCGCTGGCCGTGTATTTAGGCGCACTTTCAGCGCTGATCCCAATATGGCTATTTTTATCGACAGTATTTTTTGCCTTATGGCCATGGATCCTTGGATATCGGCAAGAAGCACCATTATACCAGCTGTGGATGCTGACTTTCCCATTCTTACTTGCCGTATTAGGGCTCGGCAAGTTAGTGACTGAGTGTCTACGTAGTGTTGAAATGATTTATCTGACGCTGGCATTTATTACGACACCTGTATTTTATATGTCAGGGACAATTTGGCCATTACAAGCGATGCCTGAGTGGGTACGAATGATCGCTTACGCTTTACCGTCTACTTGGGCTACGAGTGCCATGGCTGGTATCAACCAAATGGGGCTTCCGTTCAGTGGGGTGCTAATGGATATTGTCATGATGTTAGTGCTTGGTGTGATTTATACCGTCATCGGTGTGTTTATTGGCATGTTGCGGGATGGTGAGCTACGTCATATCTCTCATATTATTCATCGTTGGCGCAAACAGCATCATGAATAA
- a CDS encoding ABC transporter permease, producing the protein MKLKFAWHGFEHAFSRETQAAIRSPVFHWLSWLFPLMLFTLVSANFSEGTLMDLPVSVVDNDISPASRLVVRDLNAGPHADVKAIDNNLNTSLKRLASAKDYALLYIPTNFEADVLRGRQPELRMYYNALFYASGSYAIQDFSGLVAELNAKYRTQLASSMGKALPQLAQVTLSYDSLFNPSGSYIYYQQFAATIHMLQLFVVTCTIYTLSRSSILQSVKPFSMAVLGKMAPYTLFFTTLLVVELAALVSIFDAKVVGNPLYMIMVGFFYVIAAQSIGLLLFSFTSSAIMAYSLIGMLVSIALAFSGMAVPELSMILPAQIISNIEPLTHTLNAMFDIFLREISFMRIVEVCLFLLIYPIVTAFLIRKRLPKRIAAQGGEL; encoded by the coding sequence ATGAAATTAAAATTCGCTTGGCATGGTTTTGAACATGCTTTTAGTCGAGAAACACAAGCCGCCATTCGTAGTCCAGTTTTTCATTGGTTAAGCTGGTTATTTCCGCTGATGCTATTTACGTTGGTAAGTGCTAACTTTTCAGAAGGCACACTGATGGATCTCCCCGTTTCTGTGGTGGATAACGATATCAGCCCAGCCTCAAGACTCGTGGTGAGAGACTTAAATGCAGGGCCTCATGCAGACGTTAAAGCGATTGATAATAACCTCAATACGTCATTAAAACGCTTGGCGAGTGCGAAAGATTATGCACTGCTATATATTCCAACCAATTTTGAAGCAGACGTGTTGCGTGGGCGTCAGCCCGAACTACGTATGTACTACAATGCGTTATTCTATGCTTCAGGCAGTTATGCCATTCAAGATTTTAGTGGATTAGTCGCTGAACTGAATGCGAAATATCGTACTCAATTAGCGAGCTCCATGGGGAAAGCATTGCCGCAATTGGCACAAGTGACACTTTCCTACGATAGCTTATTTAATCCAAGTGGTAGTTATATCTATTATCAGCAATTTGCAGCGACGATCCATATGTTGCAGCTATTTGTGGTGACTTGCACCATCTATACGTTATCGCGTAGCTCTATATTACAAAGTGTGAAACCGTTTTCGATGGCAGTTTTAGGGAAAATGGCACCTTATACGCTATTTTTTACTACATTATTAGTGGTGGAATTGGCCGCGTTAGTGAGCATTTTTGATGCTAAGGTGGTGGGTAATCCTTTATACATGATAATGGTTGGCTTTTTTTATGTGATAGCGGCGCAAAGTATCGGTTTATTACTGTTTAGCTTCACCTCTAGTGCGATTATGGCCTACAGCTTAATTGGGATGTTAGTCAGTATCGCCTTGGCCTTTTCAGGTATGGCGGTACCTGAATTATCAATGATTTTACCTGCTCAAATCATTTCCAACATTGAGCCACTGACGCATACACTTAACGCCATGTTTGATATTTTCTTACGTGAAATTTCATTCATGCGAATTGTGGAAGTGTGTTTGTTTTTACTGATTTATCCAATCGTCACCGCTTTTTTGATCCGTAAGCGATTACCTAAACGAATTGCAGCTCAAGGGGGGGAACTCTAA
- a CDS encoding HlyD family secretion protein — translation MKKRTIALILLMLILIAAAALFHSHNQFLLLQGEVDAPEVMVTSKAKGRVIERHVERGDDVKKGQLLITLESPELAAQYAALKAARDQAQAQLDQSLHGTREETIRNLQASLSQAESQYQNATREYNRLSNLSGKGYVSANELDSSRKAKDVAFQQVQGAKAQLEEAKNGDRIELRQKYQAELNEAEQKLAELQVQLDDLQVKAPVDGEVGPIPAEVGEIFNAGSPLLTMVRIPQAYFIYNLREDILVDVKKGDKVQLDVPALGDKKIEAEVRYIAPKGDYATKRATRATGDFDLKTFEVRLYPLESIDGLRPGMSVLWRWDK, via the coding sequence ATGAAAAAAAGAACAATAGCACTGATTTTGTTGATGCTGATTTTGATAGCGGCGGCGGCACTTTTTCATTCCCATAACCAATTTTTATTATTACAAGGTGAAGTTGACGCACCTGAAGTTATGGTGACATCGAAAGCTAAAGGGCGAGTGATTGAACGTCATGTCGAGCGCGGAGATGATGTTAAAAAAGGGCAGCTGTTAATTACATTAGAAAGTCCTGAGCTAGCAGCCCAGTATGCGGCACTGAAAGCCGCAAGAGATCAAGCTCAGGCGCAACTCGATCAATCACTTCATGGAACTCGTGAAGAGACCATCCGTAATTTACAAGCATCATTATCGCAAGCGGAATCTCAGTATCAGAATGCCACTCGTGAATATAACCGTTTAAGCAATTTATCGGGTAAAGGATACGTGTCAGCTAATGAGCTTGATAGCTCACGTAAAGCTAAAGATGTGGCTTTTCAGCAAGTTCAAGGCGCTAAAGCACAACTTGAAGAGGCGAAAAACGGTGACCGCATTGAACTGCGCCAAAAATATCAGGCAGAGCTCAATGAGGCAGAGCAAAAATTAGCTGAACTACAAGTACAACTCGATGATTTACAAGTCAAAGCTCCTGTCGATGGTGAAGTTGGTCCAATTCCCGCTGAAGTGGGGGAAATTTTCAATGCAGGTAGTCCATTACTCACCATGGTCCGCATCCCCCAAGCGTATTTTATTTATAACTTACGTGAAGACATCCTTGTTGATGTGAAAAAAGGCGATAAGGTTCAGCTTGATGTGCCTGCGTTAGGTGATAAAAAGATTGAAGCGGAAGTGCGTTACATTGCGCCGAAAGGGGATTACGCAACGAAAAGGGCAACTCGAGCCACAGGTGATTTTGACTTGAAAACCTTTGAAGTCCGTTTGTATCCGTTGGAATCCATTGATGGCCTAAGACCTGGTATGAGCGTGTTATGGCGTTGGGATAAATAA
- a CDS encoding sensor histidine kinase, which yields MYEFDLILLLLQQMCVYLVIAWALSKTPLVIPLLKVTIRLPHKVMCYVIFSVFCVMGTYFGLHINDSIANTRAIGSVLGGLLGGPAVGFAVGFTGGLHRYSLGGMTAFSCMVSTIAEGLIGGLVHRYYMKRGQIDKIFNPLTASCVTFVAEIIQMLIILLLARPFDEALELVKNIAAPMVIANTIGAAMFIRILLDRRAIVEKYTTAFSAQALKIALCTDGILRKGFNADNSMKVAKIIYQELEIGAVAITDREKILAFIGIGADHHCPGTPIASEQSRRAIDNNEVVYADGNETPYKCSLSPTCKLGSALVIPLRGENERVIGTIKLYEAKNRLFSSINRTLGEGIASLFSAQILAGQYERNKQSLLQSEVKLLHAQVNPHFLFNVLNTLQAVIRRDSQQAGQLVQYISTFFRNNLKRPEQGATLGEELEHVNAYLQIEKARFQEKLHIELDIPEHLKQVKLPAFSLQPIVENAIKHGTSQLLDTGYITIRSYIRGEQVYIEIEDNAGCYQPTTQSDGLGMSLVDKRLKLKYGEQYGVSVEYEPEQFTRVQLRLPYVLTCTLNNPNCR from the coding sequence ATGTACGAGTTCGATCTGATCCTGCTGCTCTTGCAGCAGATGTGTGTTTATTTAGTCATAGCATGGGCACTGAGTAAAACCCCACTTGTCATCCCTTTATTAAAAGTGACAATTCGTCTACCACATAAAGTGATGTGTTACGTCATTTTCTCAGTTTTTTGTGTGATGGGAACCTATTTTGGTTTACACATTAATGATTCAATCGCTAACACACGTGCTATCGGCTCAGTCCTTGGCGGTCTGCTCGGTGGACCTGCTGTTGGCTTTGCCGTCGGTTTTACAGGCGGCCTACACCGATATTCTCTAGGAGGAATGACCGCCTTCAGCTGTATGGTATCAACAATTGCTGAAGGGCTGATTGGTGGACTGGTACATCGCTACTACATGAAGCGTGGACAAATAGATAAAATATTTAACCCTCTCACCGCTAGCTGTGTCACCTTTGTGGCTGAAATCATCCAAATGCTCATTATTTTATTATTAGCACGCCCTTTCGACGAAGCCTTAGAGCTGGTTAAAAATATCGCAGCGCCCATGGTCATTGCTAATACGATTGGTGCGGCAATGTTTATTCGTATTTTGCTCGACCGCCGTGCCATTGTTGAAAAATATACCACTGCATTTTCAGCCCAAGCCTTAAAAATTGCGCTCTGTACTGATGGGATCTTACGTAAGGGGTTTAATGCAGATAACAGCATGAAAGTCGCTAAAATTATCTATCAAGAACTCGAAATTGGTGCCGTTGCCATCACGGATAGAGAGAAGATTTTAGCCTTTATTGGTATTGGTGCTGATCATCATTGTCCAGGAACGCCTATTGCCTCAGAGCAATCGAGGCGAGCTATTGATAACAATGAAGTGGTTTATGCAGATGGTAATGAAACACCTTATAAATGTTCTTTAAGCCCCACATGTAAGCTTGGATCCGCACTTGTTATCCCACTTAGAGGTGAAAATGAACGCGTTATTGGTACCATTAAACTTTATGAAGCGAAGAATCGGCTATTCAGTTCTATTAACCGGACACTGGGTGAAGGTATCGCCAGTTTGTTTTCGGCTCAGATCCTCGCGGGGCAATATGAACGTAATAAACAATCTTTATTACAATCTGAAGTGAAGCTATTACATGCACAGGTTAATCCACACTTTTTATTTAATGTCTTAAATACATTGCAAGCAGTTATTCGCCGAGATAGCCAGCAAGCAGGTCAACTCGTTCAGTATATTTCGACCTTCTTTAGAAATAACCTCAAGCGTCCAGAGCAAGGCGCCACATTAGGCGAAGAATTAGAACATGTGAATGCTTACTTACAGATAGAAAAAGCACGTTTCCAAGAAAAATTACATATAGAGCTAGATATACCAGAACACTTAAAACAAGTTAAATTGCCTGCCTTTTCACTACAACCCATTGTAGAGAATGCAATTAAACACGGTACTTCACAGTTATTAGATACTGGATATATTACAATAAGAAGTTATATACGCGGTGAGCAAGTATATATTGAGATAGAAGACAATGCCGGCTGCTATCAACCCACTACACAAAGTGATGGATTGGGTATGAGCCTAGTCGATAAGCGCCTTAAACTTAAATATGGCGAACAATATGGTGTGAGTGTGGAATATGAGCCAGAGCAATTTACACGCGTACAGTTACGATTGCCTTACGTTTTAACATGTACTCTAAATAATCCAAATTGCAGGTAA
- the btsR gene encoding two-component system response regulator BtsR — protein MNVLIVDDEPFARENLRCLLEEHDDIEIMDECANAIEAIGVIHKKKPDVVFLDIQMPRITGLEMVRMLDPEDRPYIVFLTAFNEFAIQAFEEHAFDYLLKPLESDRLNKTLTRLRQGQQKQDLEILSDHEPLKFIPCTGHSRIWLMKLDEVQYVTSRMSGVYVMSTQGQEGFTELTLRTLELRTSLVRCHRQYLVNMTQLSEILFGDNGQAELVLSSGEHIPVSRRYLKPLKEALGLI, from the coding sequence ATGAACGTACTAATTGTTGATGATGAACCATTTGCACGGGAAAACTTGCGCTGTTTGCTTGAAGAACATGATGATATTGAAATTATGGATGAATGCGCCAATGCAATTGAAGCAATCGGTGTGATCCACAAAAAGAAACCCGATGTGGTATTTCTTGATATTCAAATGCCTCGTATCACTGGCCTTGAGATGGTACGCATGCTTGATCCTGAAGATCGTCCCTATATCGTTTTTTTAACTGCTTTTAATGAATTCGCCATACAAGCCTTTGAAGAACACGCATTTGATTATTTATTAAAACCACTCGAAAGCGATCGACTGAATAAAACACTCACTCGCCTACGCCAAGGCCAACAAAAACAAGATCTTGAAATCTTAAGTGATCACGAGCCATTAAAATTTATTCCTTGTACCGGCCATAGCCGCATTTGGCTGATGAAATTGGATGAAGTGCAGTATGTCACTTCGCGCATGAGTGGCGTTTATGTGATGAGCACACAAGGCCAAGAAGGCTTTACAGAGCTGACTCTCAGAACACTAGAGTTACGCACCTCATTAGTGCGCTGCCATCGTCAATATTTAGTTAACATGACGCAATTAAGTGAAATTTTGTTTGGTGATAATGGGCAAGCAGAGCTAGTCTTAAGCTCAGGGGAACATATCCCAGTAAGCCGCCGCTACTTAAAGCCGTTAAAAGAAGCACTAGGGCTCATTTAG
- a CDS encoding YjaA family stress response protein, producing MADFYLQLRTNSMTLKNLETHEEYTAKGDFSSSRLIIGDFYVAQSLLVQLIDTMKLSVRLPLTPHHRIIVQALEKNEGGLSPVEVRLLEEITVAAFNHKLKKVIVSHDTLPMPQKHAEELLDRK from the coding sequence ATGGCCGACTTCTACTTACAACTTCGCACCAACTCAATGACCTTAAAAAACCTAGAGACCCATGAAGAATATACCGCAAAAGGTGATTTCTCATCGTCTCGGCTGATCATTGGTGATTTTTACGTCGCCCAAAGCCTTCTAGTGCAACTTATTGACACAATGAAACTGAGTGTTCGGCTTCCATTAACGCCACATCATCGCATTATTGTGCAAGCTTTAGAAAAAAATGAAGGCGGCTTAAGTCCTGTTGAAGTCAGACTACTCGAAGAGATCACTGTGGCAGCTTTTAACCATAAGCTTAAAAAAGTGATCGTCAGTCATGACACTCTCCCCATGCCACAAAAACATGCAGAAGAGTTATTGGATAGGAAATAA